GGCGGTCAACTAAATTGGGAATGAGATCACTGGGTTGATTTTCTTTCTGAAATTATTCATACACAGTAAATATATcttaaacaaaatgttaaaaactttGTTTAAGCATGTCAGTCTAACAGCTATTGGTTAAAAAAAGCAATATTGTCTATACATTAGTATAGATCACATTTTGCGTAATATTTACGTACCCTGCATTcttctgtttcttcttcttatcattattatcattcttcttcttcatcatcttcttcttttcttctctttcttttttttcttgtcccccccccccctcgtcgaAAATGTTCTTCTTCGTcgtcttcttctttctcccctttctcctcctcctccttcttctttttcttcttcttattatcatcattcttcttcatcatcatcatcttcttcttcttctccttcttttcttctctttctttttcttattttcaagatttcaatAAACACAGTACTTACTATTACGATCCTCGATTTTCAAAAagtattgaaattattttccttctGATTTCAAgagttgttttttcttattcttgaaTTTTCTAGGCGCGATGGGATAAGGCAACAACTTGAAAGTCAACCCGACAAACCCATATTCATCAAGGACATGGCCTATGGCGTCACAGGGTACCTAGATCTCTTACCCAAGAAAGAGGCAGGTTACAAACACACGTTTCTGATCCGTGATCCTGAGCGGATGTTCCCTTCCTGGAGAACCCTTCTGATAACTCAGGTTGCCCAGATGCCAATGCCGGGAAGGAAATCTGTCGATCCTGCCACATTTGACATGACCACAGATGTGCCATTCATGATGCCAGGCTACACCTACAAATGCCAGTATGACCTCTGGAAGCACGTCAAGGAGAACTTTGACCCAAACCCTGTGGTCATTGATGTCGACGAACTGTTGGCCAATCCTGCGGATATGCTTCCGAAGTACTTTGAAGCTTGTGGAATGCCCTGGGATGCTAAGTATCTCCAGTGGGATGCTAGCCCAGACATAGTGAAGACTTGGCGGTGCATGTTTCCAATGTCCGGTACCAGAGCGGATGGCACTATACGTCTTGTCCACAAGATAGCCTTCGAAAGTTCTGAATTCCGAGCATCCAAGCCAAAGATTCCACGATCGGAGATGACTCCTGACACAATCAAGGCTATAGACGCTACAGCAGACTACTACAAAGAAATGGCCGAAACAAGGATCAAAGCTGGAGAAAATTAATACATGATGAAAACATACTGTTTGTATTATTGCCGTGATAATGATTTATTATTTAGTTGTACTATTATAGAAATTGTATTCTATGAACATGGTGAAAGTGAATATATCAGGAAACGAACAGAGTATAATATTACTTTCATACGAAGAAACCGTTCCCAGACCGATCCTGAGCAAGGCTGGAAATAAcgtacaaagtaaaaaaaaaacaaaaaacaataaagtaAAAAGCACGTTGTTTCTggctgtcactctaacaacaagttgttcAAACATTCTTTGTAACTGTTTAGCCtctttaaacaacttgtttaaacagtttaaacaacagttgttagagtgacaggcttaaataACGTGTTTTACAATTCCAACAGCGATTTTACAGTGtatacgttatttccaatggtGTACCAGTTTGCGGAACCGGGGTGGGTGGGCTTCAGCCTCACCCCCtcgacttttttttttcaaaaccgtgTATAAAACTTAGAAAGTTActatctgattgtgattttatgcatggtcggcatcccaccccaccccccccccccccccactctcacacacacactttcaaaACCATTGCGCGGCCTCTACATAAGCATATCGAATTGAAAGCACTCTCCATCTGCGCGTTGATTACGTTAACGTTTCGGATTTTAAATACGCTATTATATGGAAGCTTTAAAATGCCACCCAGATGTCCAGAtaaacatactgtccacacaacaatcggttaaaactttatccaattctgggtagttttaaaccaatattgTAATTTCGGATCCCGTCATGTCGACATCCcttgggagagatgatcagatgacaagatcttggaccTCGGCATGTCTACAACCTGTGGGGATCACAttacaagatctcggatctcgtcatgtcttcAACCCGTGGGGATCACATGACAAGaccttggatctcgtcatgtcctCAACCCGTGGGATCacatgacaagatcttggatctcggcATGT
This region of Lytechinus variegatus isolate NC3 chromosome 18, Lvar_3.0, whole genome shotgun sequence genomic DNA includes:
- the LOC121432276 gene encoding uncharacterized protein LOC121432276; translated protein: MSDSKPFRVIMWCVPRSISTAIAKCFSFIDNTEVWFEPYCLAFFQDFTLKAMGVPLPRSCGDFDPEALLGPMKAMMKGSPMEHAFMPEKMDVSLMLRDGIRQQLESQPDKPIFIKDMAYGVTGYLDLLPKKEAGYKHTFLIRDPERMFPSWRTLLITQVAQMPMPGRKSVDPATFDMTTDVPFMMPGYTYKCQYDLWKHVKENFDPNPVVIDVDELLANPADMLPKYFEACGMPWDAKYLQWDASPDIVKTWRCMFPMSGTRADGTIRLVHKIAFESSEFRASKPKIPRSEMTPDTIKAIDATADYYKEMAETRIKAGEN